The proteins below are encoded in one region of Phaseolus vulgaris cultivar G19833 chromosome 1, P. vulgaris v2.0, whole genome shotgun sequence:
- the LOC137815300 gene encoding uncharacterized protein isoform X5, producing MLELEKREAIGEILKLDPSYKPPRGFKPLLKEASIPLPVQEYPGCNFVGLIYGPEGDNQKQLEKETAAKIKIHGTKADTGEKGEIKPGTDIQCSYKEMYVNISADSFEKVDAAMSIIELLITSVTGNLAAGSTASISVSRDSTDILCQSQEGHPSHADAVSLENQAVLQPVAVTQMHEDNFQYSTPWFSVVPSNTPIFASSGTVASPNPLGLARTPHFPPQTSNSVPTFGAQPGFQPIIPNQHISVQAPPPRQILPYLHLTQASPMGYVGPPRNASIMSVQNLSTPTNASHSFPVTLSQPTPIGQLQNTVSSLHLPISGVSPLPIPNQSITHLGVPPGQNEALVAVKTSIGPSNMGSMAPPGRPASLHQQPDVAFMPPQSNMSMMPRSASFPRHQVGISPAPLLRPMSVPIPAPKHSSVNHLSGPVSFPSSGISSSFPLPQQTGIPNSASGIAPFHTHVKPSVLAPSKSGNFTFQSHPPNADYSQVVSGPNSQGGATQEPPPGLRPPPFGFGVPDQPLQIFPRTQFPAQVDQTISFGGRSGSISNSIPPPRHTAFPYGGQPAPRSPVPQMGMKNFLPAPQRPNLTGDVAQRGMPIRQSYAVQMARPDISMPLNHKFANNTLMASGKLPYSADQIYDPFSPTSAPPQQKGNPGH from the exons ATGCTCGAACTTGAAAAGCGGGAAGCCATAG GTGAAATACTAAAATTAGATCCCAGTTACAAACCTCCACGTGGTTTTAAACCATTATTAAAAGAAGCCAGCATTCCTTTGCCT GTACAAGAATATCCTGGGTGCAATTTTGTTGGTCTAATATATGGGCCTGAAGGTGACAATCAGAAACAACTAGAAAAG GAAACTGCTGCAAAGATAAAAATTCACGGAACCAAAGCAGACACAGGAGAGAAA GGTGAAATTAAACCTGGAACGGATATCCAGTGCAGTTACAAGGAGATGTATGTTAACATATCAGCTGATAGTTTTGAAAAAGTGGATGCAGCAATGTCAATAATTGAACTGCTAATTACCTCTGTAACT GGGAATTTAGCTGCTGGCTCTACAGCCTCTATATCAGTTTCTAGGGACAGCACTGATATTCTGTGTCAAAGCCAAGAAGGTCACCCTTCTCATGCAGATGCTGTTTCTCTGGAAAACCAGGCTGTTTTGCAACCAGTAGCTGTTACCCAAATGCATGAAGATAACTTCCAATACTCTACACCATGGTTTTCAGTTGTTCCATCTAATACCCCCATATTTGCTTCATCTGGCACTGTAGCCTCCCCAAATCCATTAGGTCTTGCTAGAACTCCCCATTTTCCACCACAAACTTCAAACTCGGTTCCTACTTTTGGTGCTCAACCTGGATTTCAACCAATTATTCCAAATCAACATATTTCTGTGCAAGCACCACCACCAAGACAGATTTTACCCTATCTACATTTGACTCAGGCAAGTCCTATGGGTTACGTTGGCCCCCCAAGAAATGCTTCTATAATGTCTGTACAGAATTTGTCAACTCCGACAAATGCTTCACATTCATTTCCTGTTACTTTAAGCCAACCAACGCCAATAGGACAACTGCAGAACACAGTGTCTTCATTGCATCTACCCATATCTGGTGTATCACCATTGCCCATACCTAACCAGTCCATCACCCATCTTGGGGTCCCTCCTGGCCAGAATGAAGCCCTTGTCGCTGTTAAAACATCTATTGGTCCCAGCAATATGGGGTCAATGGCTCCACCAGGAAGACCTGCCTCTCTACATCAACAACCGGATGTTGCATTTATGCCACCACAGTCAAATATGTCAATGATGCCACGATCTGCCTCCTTTCCTCGACATCAAGTAGGAATATCCCCCGCACCACTTTTGAGACCTATGTCTGTACCAATACCTGCACCTAAACATTCATCTGTAAACCATCTATCAGGACCAGTTTCATTTCCTTCGTCTGGAATATCCTCTTCTTTTCCTTTGCCTCAGCAAACAGGAATACCTAATTCTGCTTCTGGAATTGCTCCTTTTCACACCCATGTAAAACCATCTGTCTTGGCGCCATCAAAATCTGGAAATTTTACTTTTCAATCACATCCCCCCAATGCAGACTACAGTCAAGTGGTTTCTGGACCAAACAGTCAAGGAGGTGCTACACAAGAGCCACCTCCTGGTCTACGGCCCCCGCCGTTTGGGTTTGGCGTACCTGATCAGCCTCTTCAAATATTTCCTAGGACACAATTCCCTGCTCAAGTGGATCAAACCATTTCCTTCGGGGGAAGATCAGGTTCCATCTCGAACTCAATTCCACCACCCAGACACACTGCATTTCCATATGGTGGTCAACCTGCACCTAGATCTCCTGTCCCACAAATGGGTATGAAGAACTTCCTTCCTGCTCCGCAAAGGCCAAACTTGACTGGTGATGTTGCCCAAAGAGGCATGCCTATCCGACAAAGCTATGCTGTTCAGATGGCACGGCCAGATATTTCAATGCCCCTGAATCACAAGTTTGCCAACAATACCCTCATGGCTTCTGGTAAGCTACCATATTCTGCGGACCAAATTTATGACCCCTTTTCACCCACTTCTGCACCTCCACAACAGAAAGGTAATCCTGGACACTGA
- the LOC137815301 gene encoding non-specific lipid transfer protein GPI-anchored 6-like translates to MRSDSLQQQNKLLIGMVSRGKRVRDVAFSSFILLLLLVGFANSDLGKDREECADKLVGLASCVPYVGGEAKTPTIDCCSGLKVVLDKSKKCICILIKDRDDPNLGIKINATLAIQLPSACHAPANISHCVDLLHLAPNSPDAKVFEGFQNSAKTNSSTPVSSAAGGAEKGSNSSGQEKSGVSTKRWSLRHLLSSILPLLFLVV, encoded by the exons ATGAGATCAGATTCCCTTCAACAACaaaacaaactcttaattggaATGGTTTCCAGAGGCAAAAGGGTGAGGGATGTAGCATTCTCCTCCTTCATCTTGCTTTTACTGTTGGTTGGCTTTGCAAATTCAGATTTAGGCAAAGACAGAGAAGAATGTGCAGACAAACTTGTGGGGCTGGCTAGCTGTGTTCCTTACGTTGGGGGTGAAGCCAAAACCCCAACCATAGATTGCTGCAGTGGCCTCAAAGTGGTTCTCGACAAGAGCAAGAAATGCATCTGCATCCTCATCAAAGATCGTGATGACCCCAATCTTGGCATCAAAATCAATGCCACTCTTGCTATTCAACTACCCTCTGCTTGCCACGCACCTGCTAATATATCTCACTGTGTAG ATCTTTTACATTTAGCACCTAACTCTCCTGATGCTAAGGTGTTTGAGGGATTCCAAAATTCCGCTAAAACAAACAGTTCCACCCCAGTTTCCAGTG CTGCAGGTGGTGCTGAGAAAGGATCAAACTCAAGCGGTCAGGAAAAGAGTGGTGTGTCTACAAAGAGGTGGTCGTTGCGACACCTGCTTTCCTCTATCTTACCACTTCTCTTCCTTGTTGTTTGA
- the LOC137815314 gene encoding DEAD-box ATP-dependent RNA helicase 37-like, translating to MQTSWADLATNSAPEIAGASNTTAPSRPVYVPPHLRNRGASASTESSSAPPPPNVSTDNNAGSRWGAPRNGWGNRSGGWDRREVNPFEDQENAAEEGGAAFGEEQGNTGINFDAYEDIPVETSGENVPPPVNTFAEIDLGEALNQNIRRCKYVKPTPVQRYGIPISLGGRDLMACAQTGSGKTAAFCFPIISGIMRGQGQPLQRPPRGARTVYPLALVLSPTRELSMQIHEEARKFSYQTGVRVVVAYGGAPINQQLRELERGVDILVATPGRLVDLLERARVSLQMIKYLALDEADRMLDMGFEPQIRKIVQQMDMPPPGARQTMLFSATFPKEIQSLASDFLSNYVFLAVGRVGSITDLIVQRVEYVQESDKRSHLMDLLHAQRENGVQGKQALTLVFVETKKGADALEHWLCRNNFPATTIHGDRTQQERELALRSFKTGNTPILVATDVAARGLDIPHVAHVVNFELPNDVDDYVHRIGRTGRAGKKGLATAFFNDNNASLARPLADLMQEANQEVPDWLSRYAARSTFGGGRNRRNGGGRFGGRDFRREGSFSRGGSGYYSTGNNSGGYGTSGGYGGGFGPGVTSAWD from the exons ATGCAAACTTCGTGGGCTGATTTGGCTACTAATTCCGCGCCTGAAATTGCCGGAGCATCCAACACCACAGCTCCGTCGCGGCCCGTTTATGTGCCTCCTCATCTGAGGAACCGTGGAGCATCAGCATCAACGGAATCCTCCTCTGCTCCTCCACCACCCAATGTGAGTACTGATAACAATGCCGGATCACGGTGGGGTGCGCCCAGAAACGGGTGGGGGAACAGAAGTGGTGGTTGGGATCGGCGGGAAGTGAACCCCTTCGAAGATCAGGAGAATGCAGCTGAAGAGGGAGGAGCAGCTTTTGGCGAGGAGCAGGGAAACACGGGAATTAATTTTGATGCGTACGAGGACATTCCTGTTGAGACGAGCGGTGAAAACGTGCCCCCACCTGTGAATACTTTTGCGGAGATTGACTTGGGCGAGGCTCTTAATCAGAATATTAGACGCTGCAAATATGTTAAGCCAACGCCGGTCCAGCGGTATGGCATACCCATATCCCTTGGCGGACGGGATTTAATGGCTTGTGCGCAGACTGGTTCCGGAAAGACTGCGGCATTCTGTTTCCCTATTATCAGTGGCATTATGAGAGGTCAAGGGCAGCCCCTCCAGAGGCCCCCTCGCGGTGCCCGTACAGTCTATCCACTTGCCCTTGTTCTCTCGCCGACTAGGGAGTTATCCATGCAA ATACATGAAGAGGCTAGGAAGTTTTCATACCAGACAGGGGTCAGGGTCGTTGTTGCCTATGGTGGAGCTCCTATAAACCAGCAG CTACGGGAACTTGAGAGAGGGGTGGATATTCTTGTTGCAACTCCAGGAAGATTGGTTGATTTGCTGGAGAGAGCTAGAGTTTCATTGCAGATGATCAAATATTTGGCCTTAGACGAGGCAGATAGAATGCTGGACATGGGTTTTGAACCACAAATAAGGAAGATTGTACAACAAATGGACATGCCTCCACCAGGTGCCAGACAGACTATGTTGTTCAGTGCCACATTTCCAAAAGAGATACAG AGTCTAGCCTCTGATTTCCTTTCAAATTATGTTTTTCTGGCTGTTGGAAGAGTGGGCTCAATTACCGATTTGATTGTCCAAAGAGTTGAGTACGTTCAAGAATCTGACAAAAGAAGTCACCTCATGGATCTTCTTCATGCGCAGAGGGAAAATGGTGTACAAGGAAAG CAAGCTTTGACTTTAGTTTTTGTGGAGACAAAGAAGGGAGCTGATGCTCTCGAGCACTGGTTGTGTCGTAATAATTTTCCGGCAACTACTATTCACGGTGACAGGACACAACAG GAAAGAGAATTGGCATTAAGATCATTTAAAACTGGCAACACTCCCATATTGGTGGCAACTGATGTGGCTGCACGTGGTCTTGACATTCCTCATGTTGCCCATGTAGTTAACTTTGAGCTTCCTAATGATGTTGACGATTATGTACACCGTATTGGAAGAACAGGGCGAGCAGGAAAGAAAGGCCTTGCAACTGCGTTCTTTAATGACAACAATGCTTCACTGGCTAGGCCTTTAGCAGATCTGATGCAAGAAGCGAATCAGGAAGTACCTGATTGGCTCTCTCGGTATGCTGCTCGCTCTACTTTTGGTGGTGGACGGAATCGTCGAAATGGAGGAGGCCGTTTTGGTGGCCGTGATTTTCGAAGAGAAGGTTCTTTTAGTAGGGGTGGCTCTGGTTACTACAGTACAGGAAACAACAGTGGTGGATATGGCACTTCTGGTGGGTATGGTGGAGGATTTGGTCCTGGGGTAACCAGTGCATGGGACTGA
- the LOC137815315 gene encoding pentatricopeptide repeat-containing protein At5g39980, chloroplastic produces MCTVSGSILLLLCCPSSSSSSISLLCCYSKTRTKKRIGNGITHLSVATATCAMAKDVWSRTSGSASSSPIPRERGSSRQQQATFLDRSMDMEELLAAIGETQNEDELYAVMSPYSGRQLSMRFMVSLLSREPDWQRTVALLDWINEKALYSPSLFAYNVVLRNVLRAKQWHLAHGLFDEMRHKGLSPDRYTYSTLITSFAKDGLFDSSLFWLQQMEQDNVSGDLVLYSNLIDLARKLCDYSKAISIFNRLKASAITPDLIAYNSMINVFGKAKLFREARLLLQEMADNAVQPDTVSYSTLLAIYVDNQKFVEALSLFSQMNEAKCPLDLTTCNIMIDVYGQLHMPKEADRLFWSMRKMEIQPNVVSYNTLLRVYGDAELFGEAIHLFRLMQSKDVPQNVVTYNTMINIYGKTLEHEKATNLVQEMKKRDIEPNAITYSTIISIWEKAGKLDRAAILFQKLRSSGVRIDEVLYQTMIVAYERAGLVAHAKRLLHELKRPDNIPRETAIVILARAGRIEEATWVFRQAFDAGEVKDISVFGCMINLFSKNKKYSNVVEVFEKMRQVGYFPDSDVIALVLNAFGKLREFDKADGLYRQMHEEGCVFPDEVHFQMLSLYGARKDFMMVESLFEKLDSNPNVNKKELHLVVASIYERADRLNDASRVMNKTNQKAIRSHDHT; encoded by the coding sequence ATGTGCACGGTGTCAGGTTCTATCCTTCTGCTTCTGTGCtgcccttcttcttcttcttcttcaatatcACTCCTTTGTTGTTATTCCAAAACCAGAACCAAAAAGAGAATTGGCAATGGCATAACCCATTTAAGTGTGGCCACCGCCACTTGTGCTATGGCCAAAGATGTGTGGAGCCGAACAAGTGGATCTGCATCCTCCTCTCCCATTCCCAGGGAACGTGGCAGTAGTAGGCAGCAACAAGCTACGTTCCTGGACCGCAGTATGGACATGGAAGAGCTATTAGCGGCAATTGGGGAAACCCAGAACGAGGATGAACTGTATGCGGTAATGTCCCCCTACAGCGGTAGGCAGCTGTCTATGCGCTTCATGGTTTCGCTGCTCTCCCGCGAGCCCGATTGGCAACGCACCGTTGCCCTTCTCGATTGGATAAACGAAAAGGCCCTCTATTCCCCTTCCCTCTTCGCCTACAACGTCGTACTCCGCAACGTCCTTCGGGCCAAGCAGTGGCACCTCGCCCACGGCCTGTTTGACGAAATGCGCCACAAGGGCCTTTCCCCCGATAGGTACACCTACTCCACCCTCATCACTTCTTTCGCCAAAGACGGCTTGTTTGATTCTTCTCTCTTTTGGCTCCAGCAGATGGAGCAAGACAACGTTTCCGGCGACCTTGTCCTCTACAGTAATTTGATCGACCTTGCCCGCAAGTTGTGCGATTACTCCAAGGCCATTTCCATCTTCAACAGATTGAAAGCCTCCGCCATTACCCCCGACCTCATTGCCTATAACTCCATGATCAATGTCTTTGGAAAAGCCAAGCTCTTCCGCGAGGCTCGCCTTCTTCTTCAAGAGATGGCCGACAATGCTGTTCAACCCGACACCGTCAGCTATTCCACGCTTCTTGCCATCTACGTTGACAATCAAAAGTTTGTTGAAGCGCTTTCTCTGTTCTCTCAAATGAATGAAGCCAAATGCCCCCTTGATCTCACCACCTGTAACATCATGATTGATGTTTATGGCCAGCTTCACATGCCCAAGGAAGCGGATCGCCTCTTCTGGAGCATGAGGAAAATGGAGATTCAGCCCAATGTGGTTAGCTACAATACGCTCTTGAGGGTTTATGGAGATGCTGAGCTATTTGGGGAAGCCATCCATCTGTTTCGCTTGATGCAGAGTAAGGATGTACCGCAGAATGTTGTCACCTACAACACTATGATTAACATCTATGGCAAGACCCTTGAGCACGAGAAGGCTACCAATCTCGTTcaagaaatgaagaaaaggGATATTGAACCCAATGCCATCACTTATTCGACTATAATATCCATTTGGGAAAAGGCAGGCAAACTGGACCGCGCAGCTATCTTGTTTCAAAAATTAAGGAGTTCAGGAGTTCGAATTGACGAGGTTCTTTACCAGACAATGATTGTAGCCTACGAGAGGGCAGGTTTAGTTGCTCATGCCAAGCGTCTGCTGCATGAGCTGAAGAGACCGGACAACATTCCCAGGGAGACTGCAATTGTAATTCTTGCCAGAGCTGGTAGAATTGAAGAGGCTACCTGGGTTTTTCGTCAGGCTTTTGATGCTGGAGAAGTCAAAGATATATCTGTGTTTGGGTGCATGATTAATCTTTTCTCTAAGAACAAAAAGTATAGCAATGTAGTTGAAGTGTTTGAGAAGATGAGACAGGTGGGATATTTTCCTGATTCTGATGTTATTGCTCTCGTGCTGAATGCTTTTGGAAAGCTGCGAGAATTTGATAAAGCAGATGGTTTATATAGACAGATGCACGAGGAAGGGTGTGTTTTTCCAGATGAAGTTCATTTCCAGATGCTGAGTCTATATGGTGCAAGAAAGGATTTCATGATGGTAGAGTCATTGTTTGAGAAGCTGGATTCCAATCCTAATGTCAATAAGAAGGAGTTGCATCTTGTTGTTGCTAGCATTTATGAGCGAGCAGATAGACTTAACGATGCTTCCCGAGTCATGAATAAGACGAACCAAAAAGCAATCAGAAGTCACGATCACACTTAG
- the LOC137815316 gene encoding phytoene synthase 2, chloroplastic-like: MVMSLSFSSVTVKPCSMSVSNKKAGCCGRRFSVTRSEITLAPKPKQGRQQLSQQGFPLTDLHVQEVVQRQSQIISPCTKPKRQFHSSFLNDAYEMCRNICAEYAKTFYLGTLLMTEERQKAIWAIYVWCRRTDELVDGPNAAYMSSGVLDRWEDRLHDIFNGHPYDMLDAALTHTLSKFPLDIKPFRDMIQGMRMDTRKARYNNFQELYLYCYYVAGTVGLMTVPIMGIAQDSVAPVQNVYDAALYLGIGNQLTNILRDVGEDALRGRVYLPQDELAQFGLCDKDVFSRNVSERWRKFMKHQITRARFYFNRAEEGVSQLEKASCWPVWSSLILYRKILDAIEDNDYDNLTKRAYVGRANKLFTLPQAYTRSLSNRNTKFRPFLTRLI, encoded by the exons ATGGTGATGAGTTTATCATTTTCTTCGGTGACAGTAAAGCCTTGTTCCATGAGCGTGAGCAATAAGAAAGCAGGTTGTTGTGGAAGAAGATTCAGTGTTACGAGGTCAGAAATAACCTTGGCTCCCAAACCCAAACAAGGAAGACAACAATTATCGCAGCAAGGATTTCCTCTAACGGATTTACATGTACAAGAGGTTGTTCAGAGGCAGTCTCAAATCATTAGTCCTTGTACCAAGCCTAAGCGACAGTTTCATTCCAGTTTTCTCAATGACGCCTATGAAATGTGCAGAAATATCTGCGCCGAGTATGCCAAGACCTTCTATCTAG GAACCTTGCTTATGACGGAAGAAAGACAGAAAGCTATATGGGCAATTTATG TTTGGTGCAGGAGGACGGATGAGCTGGTTGATGGTCCTAACGCGGCCTATATGAGCTCTGGTGTTCTTGATAGGTGGGAAGATAGATTGCATGATATTTTCAATGGACATCCCTATGATATGCTTGATGCTGCTCTTACTCACACCCTCTCCAAGTTTCCCTTGGATATTAAG CCTTTCAGAGACATGATACAAGGAATGAGAATGGATACAAGGAAAGCCCGCTACAACAATTTCCAAGAGCTTTATCTTTACTGTTACTATGTGGCAGGAACTGTTGGCTTAATGACCGTTCCAATAATGGGTATAGCACAGGATTCGGTCGCCCCTGTACAAAATGTATATGATGCTGCACTTTATCTGGGTATAGGAAATCAACTCACCAACATTCTTAGAGATGTCGGAGAGGA TGCATTAAGAGGTAGAGTGTACCTTCCCCAAGACGAACTGGCCCAGTTTGGATTATGTGACAAGGATGTGTTTTCAAGAAATGTGAGTGAAAGATGGAGAAAGTTTATGAAACATCAAATAACGAGGGCAAGATTCTACTTCAACCGGGCAGAAGAAGGAGTTTCTCAGCTAGAAAAGGCCAGCTGTTGGCCG GTTTGGTCCTCATTGATATTGTATCGTAAGATCCTGGATGCAATTGAAGACAACGATTACGACAATTTGACTAAACGAGCTTATGTTGGACGAGCTAACAAACTGTTTACGTTGCCTCAAGCTTATACCAGATCTCTCTCAAATCGCAACACCAAATTTCGTCCGTTTTTGACAAGGCTTATTTAG